Proteins encoded by one window of Rubrobacter indicoceani:
- a CDS encoding sulfotransferase family protein — protein MVDKSEKTKKPIALWAVPRSISTAFERYFVERDDFEVLHEPFGQSYYYSEDRLSERYADEVEPGNGYGAVLEEVVRPRRKRVFIKDMAYHARSLIESEGEGFAGRFINTFIVRDPKYVITSMAKMWPDFTQEEAGYDDVYKLFRLSGSLGQDAVVVDAMSFTENPEGVMKRYCEKVGVEFEKGSLSWEAKKVQEWESWDGWHDAAEKSTGIKPATRKDPVLSVELLEIYERCLPAYYKLAASAIPASR, from the coding sequence ATGGTAGACAAGTCAGAAAAAACGAAAAAGCCAATCGCCCTCTGGGCGGTTCCGCGTTCTATCTCCACGGCGTTCGAGCGGTATTTCGTGGAGCGCGACGACTTCGAGGTTCTGCACGAGCCGTTCGGGCAGTCGTACTATTACAGCGAGGACCGTCTCTCCGAGCGTTACGCCGACGAGGTCGAGCCGGGCAACGGCTACGGGGCCGTGCTCGAAGAAGTGGTAAGACCCCGCAGGAAGCGGGTCTTTATCAAGGACATGGCGTATCACGCCAGATCCCTTATAGAGAGTGAAGGCGAGGGGTTCGCCGGGCGGTTCATCAACACGTTTATCGTGCGCGACCCGAAGTACGTCATCACCTCGATGGCGAAGATGTGGCCGGACTTCACGCAGGAAGAGGCCGGCTACGATGACGTGTACAAGCTGTTTCGGCTGTCGGGTTCGCTCGGGCAGGATGCGGTCGTGGTGGACGCGATGAGCTTCACGGAGAACCCGGAAGGCGTGATGAAGCGGTACTGCGAGAAGGTCGGGGTCGAGTTCGAGAAGGGTTCGCTCTCGTGGGAGGCGAAGAAGGTGCAGGAGTGGGAGAGCTGGGACGGCTGGCACGACGCGGCCGAGAAGAGCACCGGCATCAAGCCCGCGACCAGAAAAGACCCGGTGCTCTCCGTAGAGCTGCTGGAGATCTACGAGCGGTGCCTCCCGGCTTACTACAAGCTCGCCGCGAGCGCGATCCCCGCTTCCCGATAG